The following are from one region of the Nitrospirota bacterium genome:
- the sdhA gene encoding succinate dehydrogenase flavoprotein subunit gives MRRHLTRHTLDAVVIGSGLAGLSAAIEAARAGSVAVLTKLYPTRSHSGAAQGGIAAALGNEEPDSPEWHLYDSVKGSDFLGDQDAIEVMCEDAVRTVVGLEHMGVPFSRTPEGKIAQRRFGGHTRDFGAAPIRRACYSADRTGHAILFALFEQSERAGVRFFPEFQVLDIVLGDGRCRGVIALEIATGQVHVFNTRAVLVASGGYGRIFKTTSNAHASTGDCLSILYKAGLPLEDMEFFQFHPTGLYRLGILVTEGARGEGGVLLNGRGERFMERYAPAIKDLAPRDMVSRAVMTEIREGRGIGGREFVHLDLRHIERKVLEERLPEITAFSKLYMGIDPAEAPIPVEPTAHYAMGGIPTDRDGRVLADETGRTVEGLYAAGECACLSVHGANRLGCNSLLDTVVFGRRAGAAMRPALEELPRGEVGREDTSRARERIERALNSRTGERPGAVRAELERTMMQSCSVFRSAGGLTALAGELADIKERARFVSLQDKGRRFNTELLDALELSHLVDLAEAVVHSALARTESRGAHFREDHPARDDKEWLKHTFVYKAGKGVRCAYKPVAVTRFQPEERKY, from the coding sequence CCCTGGGCAACGAGGAGCCCGACAGCCCCGAGTGGCACCTCTACGACTCCGTCAAGGGAAGCGACTTTCTGGGCGACCAGGACGCCATCGAGGTGATGTGCGAGGACGCGGTGCGCACCGTCGTAGGCCTGGAGCACATGGGGGTGCCCTTCTCCCGCACGCCGGAGGGAAAGATAGCCCAGAGGCGTTTCGGGGGGCACACCCGGGACTTCGGGGCCGCCCCCATCCGGAGGGCCTGCTACTCGGCCGACCGGACGGGCCACGCCATCCTCTTCGCCCTCTTCGAGCAGAGCGAGCGCGCGGGGGTGCGCTTTTTCCCGGAGTTTCAGGTCCTGGACATCGTGCTCGGGGACGGGCGGTGCCGGGGCGTCATCGCCCTGGAGATAGCCACCGGCCAAGTGCACGTCTTCAACACCAGGGCTGTGCTTGTGGCCTCGGGCGGATACGGCCGCATCTTCAAGACCACGAGCAACGCCCACGCCTCCACCGGAGACTGCCTGAGCATCCTCTATAAGGCGGGGCTTCCCCTGGAGGACATGGAGTTCTTCCAGTTCCACCCCACCGGCCTGTACCGCCTGGGAATACTCGTTACCGAGGGGGCCCGCGGCGAGGGAGGCGTCCTTCTCAACGGCCGGGGGGAGCGGTTCATGGAGCGCTACGCCCCCGCCATCAAGGACCTGGCCCCCCGGGACATGGTCTCCCGGGCCGTCATGACCGAGATACGGGAGGGCCGGGGCATCGGCGGCAGAGAGTTCGTGCACCTGGACCTCAGGCACATCGAAAGAAAGGTACTGGAGGAGCGGCTGCCGGAGATTACGGCCTTCTCGAAACTCTACATGGGCATAGACCCCGCCGAGGCCCCCATACCCGTGGAGCCCACGGCGCACTACGCCATGGGAGGCATTCCCACGGACCGGGATGGCAGGGTCCTCGCCGACGAGACCGGCCGCACGGTGGAGGGCCTTTACGCCGCCGGGGAGTGCGCCTGCCTCTCCGTGCACGGGGCCAACAGGCTGGGGTGCAATTCCCTCCTGGACACGGTGGTCTTCGGGCGAAGGGCGGGGGCGGCCATGAGGCCGGCCCTGGAGGAATTGCCCCGCGGGGAGGTGGGCCGGGAGGATACGAGCCGGGCGCGGGAGCGCATCGAGAGGGCCCTCAACTCCCGGACCGGGGAGCGGCCCGGGGCGGTACGGGCGGAGCTAGAGAGGACCATGATGCAGAGCTGCTCGGTCTTCCGGAGCGCCGGGGGGCTCACGGCCCTCGCGGGGGAACTGGCGGACATCAAAGAGCGGGCGCGGTTCGTAAGCCTTCAGGACAAGGGACGGCGGTTCAACACCGAGCTTCTGGATGCCCTGGAGCTTTCTCACCTGGTGGACCTCGCAGAGGCGGTGGTCCACTCCGCCCTGGCCCGGACCGAATCCCGCGGGGCCCACTTTCGCGAAGACCATCCCGCAAGGGACGACAAGGAGTGGCTCAAACACACGTTCGTCTACAAGGCCGGCAAAGGCGTACGCTGCGCCTACAAGCCCGTGGCCGTCACCCGGTTTCAGCCTGAGGAGCGAAAATACTAA